One part of the Enterococcus sp. DIV1094 genome encodes these proteins:
- a CDS encoding DeoR/GlpR family DNA-binding transcription regulator — protein MLKAERLQRIKEIIDQEKSASIEDLADELAVSRDTIRRDLIQLEKQHQIKRTHGGALALQKEATIFDYEQRATILSDVKKRMAEKALQLMKEPSSIIFDSSTTVEAVIRQLPDKRLQAVTNSLSHALLLANYSETAISLLPGSLHKAQLFLYGTETIEQLKNYQTDYTLLGVFALSSDGLFIHTEEEGRVKRQMIQQGRTVIALADHTKLDKTGFYKICDLSSIDYLITDQKPSNELIKALTENHVQLIETRNDK, from the coding sequence ATGTTAAAAGCAGAGCGTTTGCAACGGATCAAAGAAATCATTGACCAAGAAAAAAGTGCCTCGATCGAAGATTTGGCGGATGAGTTAGCTGTCTCCAGAGATACGATTCGGCGCGACTTGATCCAGTTAGAAAAACAGCACCAAATCAAACGAACGCATGGTGGTGCTCTAGCCCTCCAAAAAGAAGCAACGATCTTTGATTATGAACAGCGGGCAACGATTCTCAGTGACGTAAAAAAGCGAATGGCTGAGAAGGCGCTCCAACTAATGAAAGAGCCATCATCGATCATCTTTGATTCCTCAACTACCGTGGAAGCAGTGATCAGACAGTTACCGGATAAAAGGCTACAAGCAGTCACTAATTCATTATCCCATGCTTTATTATTGGCGAACTATTCGGAAACAGCGATTTCTTTATTGCCGGGCAGCCTTCATAAAGCCCAGTTGTTTTTATATGGCACAGAAACTATTGAACAGCTGAAAAACTACCAGACAGATTATACCTTACTTGGTGTGTTTGCTTTATCAAGTGATGGGTTGTTCATCCACACGGAAGAAGAAGGGCGTGTGAAACGTCAGATGATCCAACAAGGCCGCACAGTGATTGCGCTGGCTGACCATACGAAACTTGATAAGACCGGTTTTTATAAAATTTGTGACCTGTCATCGATCGATTATTTGATTACAGATCAAAAGCCTTCGAACGAGTTAATCAAAGCATTGACTGAGAACCATGTACAACTCATAGAAACGAGGAATGATAAATGA
- the rpmG gene encoding 50S ribosomal protein L33, producing MRQNITLECKETGERIYLTSKNKRNTPERLALKKYSPKLRKKMLFTEIK from the coding sequence ATGCGCCAGAATATTACATTAGAATGCAAGGAAACCGGTGAGCGGATTTATTTGACTAGCAAGAATAAAAGAAATACGCCAGAACGTTTAGCTTTGAAAAAATATTCCCCTAAATTAAGGAAAAAAATGCTATTCACAGAAATAAAATAA
- a CDS encoding nitroreductase family protein: MNKTLANNDFSDIVFGRKSIRVYDENVKIPHEEMLEMIQEATTAPSSVNLQPWRFVVVESDEAKAKLKPLIRFNTKQNDTSSAMVLIFGDMNCYEYGEEIYDQAVEEGKMPAEVRDEQLAAIIPYYKNFTREQMNDVVKIDSSLAAMQFMLTARSHGYDTNPIGGFEADQLAEAFDLDKERYVPVMILSVGKAVDQGYESVRLASEKITSFK; this comes from the coding sequence ATGAATAAAACTTTAGCAAACAATGATTTTTCAGATATCGTCTTTGGCAGAAAGTCGATTCGTGTTTACGATGAAAATGTGAAGATCCCTCACGAAGAAATGTTGGAAATGATCCAAGAAGCAACAACAGCTCCATCTTCTGTCAATTTACAACCTTGGCGTTTTGTAGTAGTTGAAAGTGACGAAGCAAAAGCAAAATTGAAACCATTGATCCGCTTTAATACAAAACAAAACGACACTTCATCTGCCATGGTCTTGATTTTTGGTGATATGAACTGCTACGAGTACGGAGAAGAGATTTATGATCAAGCAGTAGAAGAAGGCAAAATGCCCGCAGAAGTTCGTGACGAACAACTAGCAGCAATCATTCCTTACTACAAAAACTTCACACGCGAACAAATGAATGACGTAGTGAAAATCGATTCTAGCTTAGCGGCGATGCAATTTATGCTAACTGCACGCAGCCATGGGTATGACACGAATCCAATCGGCGGTTTTGAAGCAGATCAATTGGCCGAAGCTTTTGATTTAGACAAAGAACGTTATGTACCTGTGATGATCTTATCAGTCGGTAAAGCAGTCGATCAAGGATATGAATCTGTTCGTTTAGCTTCAGAAAAAATCACTTCTTTCAAATAG
- the phnX gene encoding phosphonoacetaldehyde hydrolase, translating into MIKVVILDWAGTAVDFGCMAPVAAFREAFERQEITVTEQEIREPMGMKKIEHIKRMLEMPRIAESWLETHGQAPTTADIEAIYATFEEVLFQQLANHAEVKPGVLDTVAVLRNRGIKIGSTTGYTSEMMGIVIAEANAQGYQPDHIVTPDEVDGKGRPAPEMLLTNLAYFKQENNQEVLKLGDTISDILEGKNAGVISVGVIEGSSQAGYSFDAYQQLSEAEKEALFKRVRREYLEAGADYVIDQFSELSSLIETIEAQQVVTS; encoded by the coding sequence ATGATTAAAGTCGTCATTTTAGATTGGGCAGGAACAGCGGTTGATTTTGGATGTATGGCGCCAGTGGCTGCGTTTAGAGAAGCGTTTGAGCGTCAAGAGATCACTGTGACGGAGCAAGAAATCAGAGAACCGATGGGAATGAAAAAAATCGAGCATATCAAGAGGATGCTAGAGATGCCACGGATTGCTGAGAGTTGGTTAGAGACTCATGGACAGGCACCTACAACAGCAGATATCGAGGCGATCTATGCCACATTTGAAGAAGTACTGTTCCAACAATTAGCGAACCATGCAGAAGTGAAACCGGGCGTTTTGGACACTGTTGCTGTTTTGCGAAACCGAGGGATCAAAATCGGCAGTACAACAGGGTATACAAGTGAAATGATGGGAATCGTCATTGCAGAAGCAAACGCACAAGGGTATCAACCGGATCACATCGTCACGCCTGATGAGGTAGACGGAAAAGGTCGTCCTGCGCCGGAAATGTTACTCACAAACTTGGCTTATTTCAAACAGGAAAATAACCAAGAAGTACTAAAACTAGGAGATACGATCTCCGATATTTTAGAAGGGAAAAATGCCGGAGTGATTTCTGTTGGCGTGATTGAAGGTAGTTCGCAAGCGGGTTATTCATTTGACGCCTATCAGCAATTATCGGAAGCAGAAAAAGAAGCGCTATTCAAACGAGTGCGCCGAGAATATTTGGAAGCGGGCGCAGACTATGTGATTGATCAGTTTTCTGAGCTATCTTCACTGATTGAAACAATTGAAGCCCAACAAGTCGTTACTAGTTGA
- a CDS encoding aminopeptidase P family protein, which translates to MKKENIQLTTLPKPTIFPDVAPVFLTDATIIERVNKTIERMRVEAIDLLVIYADKEHGSNFEYFTGFIPRFEEGLLLLDQTGKCTMILGNENLKMNAHARITADLIHYPAFSLPNQPMTNEQDLSAIFTSLNVADNKKIGLVGWKLFTSTLQDNSQIFDVPYFIVEALKQALPKETSLVNGTHVLIGENGSRVTNNANELAHYEYGANLASSCMLRALDAIEPEVKESEIGQLLNAQGQANTVITIAATGRRFEHANLYPTAKPIQLGDPMSLTTGFKGGLSSRTGFVIAEESQLPVEQSDYLDRVAKPYYAAMVSWLEAIQIGMRGSELYELIEAVLPQAQYHWHLNPGHLTADEEWLASPIYSGSNEIVQSGMIFQLDIIPSVAGYTGVSAEECIAVADERLRNELAEQYPDMWERIITRKQYLAEVLHIQLNEELLPLSNTVGYLRPFFLAKEKALCINKTK; encoded by the coding sequence ATGAAAAAAGAAAATATTCAATTAACGACTTTACCAAAACCAACGATTTTTCCAGATGTTGCTCCCGTGTTTTTAACTGATGCAACGATCATAGAACGAGTCAACAAAACGATTGAACGAATGCGAGTAGAAGCAATCGACCTGTTGGTGATTTACGCAGACAAAGAGCATGGGAGTAATTTTGAGTATTTTACTGGATTTATCCCTCGGTTTGAAGAAGGCTTGTTGCTGTTGGACCAAACAGGGAAATGCACGATGATTCTCGGAAATGAGAATTTGAAAATGAATGCGCATGCGCGGATCACCGCCGATTTGATCCACTATCCAGCGTTCTCATTGCCAAATCAACCAATGACGAATGAACAAGACTTATCAGCTATCTTTACTTCTTTGAACGTAGCAGATAATAAGAAAATCGGCTTAGTCGGTTGGAAGCTTTTTACATCCACATTACAAGATAATTCCCAAATCTTCGATGTGCCATATTTTATTGTTGAGGCGTTAAAACAAGCACTCCCTAAAGAAACTTCTTTAGTCAATGGAACACATGTGCTGATTGGTGAAAATGGGTCACGCGTCACGAACAATGCCAATGAACTGGCACACTACGAATATGGTGCAAATCTGGCCTCTTCCTGTATGTTGCGTGCGTTGGATGCAATCGAACCTGAGGTGAAAGAGTCAGAAATCGGACAGTTATTGAATGCTCAAGGACAAGCCAACACAGTGATCACCATCGCAGCGACTGGTCGTCGTTTTGAACATGCGAATCTCTATCCGACAGCAAAACCGATCCAACTAGGCGATCCCATGTCATTGACGACAGGTTTCAAAGGTGGTTTATCCAGTCGTACGGGATTTGTGATCGCAGAAGAAAGTCAGTTACCAGTAGAACAATCTGACTATCTCGATCGCGTGGCAAAGCCTTACTATGCAGCGATGGTCAGTTGGTTGGAAGCAATCCAAATCGGGATGCGGGGGTCTGAGTTGTACGAGTTGATTGAAGCCGTTTTACCACAAGCACAATATCACTGGCATTTGAACCCAGGGCATTTGACAGCGGATGAAGAATGGCTAGCTTCGCCAATCTATTCGGGATCAAACGAAATCGTCCAAAGTGGCATGATCTTTCAATTAGATATCATTCCTTCGGTAGCTGGTTATACTGGTGTAAGTGCGGAAGAATGTATCGCCGTTGCGGATGAACGGTTGCGAAATGAATTAGCTGAGCAGTATCCGGACATGTGGGAGCGCATCATCACACGTAAACAGTATTTAGCCGAAGTGCTGCATATCCAACTAAATGAAGAACTGCTTCCTTTATCAAATACAGTCGGGTATCTACGACCATTCTTTTTAGCAAAAGAAAAAGCGCTTTGTATAAATAAAACGAAATAG
- a CDS encoding GNAT family N-acetyltransferase, which yields MDIKYSHATIDDLPRIVEIYNQSIASKQSTGDLEPITVESRIPWFEAHHADSRPLWVMTHDDHIVGWIGLSEFYGRPAYHRTAEISIYLDPVTRGQHLGQDALAFVETQLERLKIRTLVALVFDVNQASKKLFLKNGYELWGHLPQIADMGDHEIGLVILGKTYLNQ from the coding sequence ATCGATATCAAGTACTCACATGCAACGATCGATGATCTGCCGCGCATTGTTGAAATCTATAATCAATCGATTGCATCTAAACAATCGACGGGAGACCTAGAGCCAATCACCGTTGAATCGAGAATCCCCTGGTTTGAAGCACATCACGCCGATTCACGACCATTATGGGTGATGACTCATGACGATCATATCGTTGGTTGGATCGGTCTCAGTGAATTTTATGGTCGACCCGCTTATCATCGGACAGCTGAGATCAGTATTTACCTCGATCCAGTCACGCGTGGTCAACATTTAGGACAAGACGCGCTCGCTTTTGTTGAAACGCAATTGGAACGTCTTAAGATCCGTACGCTCGTTGCCCTTGTGTTTGATGTAAATCAAGCAAGCAAAAAACTATTTCTTAAAAATGGCTATGAGCTTTGGGGACACTTACCGCAAATTGCCGATATGGGTGATCACGAAATCGGCTTAGTCATTTTAGGAAAAACTTATCTGAATCAATAA
- a CDS encoding putative metal homeostasis protein translates to MEKQDLSSAYRRLKSPNIKTRKRALKIIQQSKRMKNK, encoded by the coding sequence ATGGAGAAACAAGATCTTTCAAGTGCATACCGCCGATTGAAAAGCCCGAATATCAAAACGCGAAAACGCGCACTTAAAATCATCCAACAATCTAAAAGGATGAAAAATAAATAA
- the alsS gene encoding acetolactate synthase AlsS: MDNKEKQGSSTVVESLINHQVDYVFGIPGAKIDGVFNELEDHGPELIVTRHEQNAAFMAQAIGRITGEPGVVIATSGPGASNLATGLVTATAEGDPVLAIAGQVKRSDLLKLTHQSMNNAALFEPITKYSAEIQDPETISEIIANAYRMAKSSKKGASFISIPQDVVDAPVKSDVIKPLQDPKLGSASAENIDYLVERIREAKLPVLLVGMRGSSKEETAAIRQLVEKTGLPVVETFQAAGVISRQLEEHFFGRVGLFRNQPGDMLLKRSDLVIAIGYDPIEYEARNWNAEKDARIIVIDETPAEIDSYMQPERELIGDISATLDLLSESLEETQVSEDAQEYLNTLQEKLKARDICETSSEDGILHPLEVINTLQSKVTDDMTVTVDVGSHYIWMARHFRSYEARHLLFSNGMQTLGVALPWAISAALVRPNTQVISVSGDGGFLFSAQDLETAVRKKLNIVHLIWNDGRYNMVEFQEIMKYKRASGVDFGPVDFVQYAEAFGAKGLRVRNAEELAAALEEGFATEGPVIIDIPIDYRDNEKLGETILPDQFY, translated from the coding sequence GTGGACAATAAAGAAAAACAAGGTTCTTCAACTGTAGTAGAAAGTTTGATCAATCATCAAGTTGATTACGTATTTGGTATTCCAGGAGCAAAAATCGACGGCGTATTCAATGAATTAGAAGATCATGGTCCAGAACTGATCGTGACTCGTCATGAGCAAAATGCCGCATTCATGGCGCAAGCAATCGGTCGCATTACTGGAGAACCAGGTGTCGTGATTGCAACAAGTGGGCCAGGAGCAAGTAACTTAGCGACAGGCTTAGTCACGGCAACAGCAGAAGGTGACCCTGTATTGGCAATTGCGGGACAAGTTAAACGCAGCGATTTATTAAAACTAACACATCAAAGCATGAACAATGCAGCATTATTTGAACCAATCACGAAATATAGTGCCGAGATCCAAGATCCTGAAACGATTTCAGAGATCATTGCTAATGCTTACAGAATGGCAAAAAGCTCGAAAAAAGGGGCAAGTTTTATCAGTATCCCTCAGGATGTGGTGGATGCACCAGTCAAAAGCGACGTGATCAAGCCATTACAAGACCCTAAACTAGGTTCGGCTTCTGCTGAAAATATTGATTACTTGGTCGAACGCATTCGTGAAGCGAAGTTACCAGTATTATTAGTAGGGATGCGTGGCTCAAGCAAAGAGGAAACAGCAGCGATTCGCCAACTTGTTGAAAAAACTGGATTACCTGTCGTAGAAACCTTCCAAGCGGCTGGCGTGATCTCTCGGCAACTCGAAGAACACTTTTTTGGCAGAGTCGGACTATTCCGCAACCAACCAGGAGATATGCTGTTGAAACGTAGCGATTTAGTGATTGCGATTGGCTATGATCCAATTGAATATGAAGCTAGAAACTGGAATGCAGAAAAAGATGCCCGAATCATCGTTATCGACGAAACGCCAGCTGAAATCGATAGTTACATGCAACCTGAACGAGAATTGATCGGTGATATTTCTGCCACATTAGATTTACTATCTGAATCATTAGAAGAAACACAAGTCTCTGAAGATGCACAAGAGTATTTGAATACCTTGCAAGAGAAATTAAAAGCAAGAGATATCTGTGAAACAAGCAGTGAAGATGGTATCTTGCATCCCTTAGAAGTGATCAATACACTACAATCCAAAGTAACAGATGACATGACCGTAACAGTTGATGTGGGCAGCCACTATATTTGGATGGCTCGTCATTTTAGAAGTTATGAAGCCCGTCATTTACTATTTAGTAATGGGATGCAAACGTTAGGTGTCGCACTTCCTTGGGCAATTTCTGCGGCGTTGGTTCGACCAAATACACAAGTCATTTCTGTCTCAGGAGACGGCGGATTCTTATTTTCTGCACAAGATTTAGAAACAGCTGTACGTAAAAAATTGAATATCGTTCATTTGATTTGGAATGATGGTCGCTATAATATGGTTGAATTTCAAGAAATCATGAAATACAAACGTGCATCAGGTGTTGATTTTGGCCCCGTTGATTTTGTTCAATATGCAGAAGCTTTTGGTGCTAAAGGGTTACGAGTTAGAAACGCCGAAGAATTGGCAGCCGCTTTAGAAGAAGGCTTTGCAACAGAAGGACCAGTCATCATCGATATCCCAATCGATTATCGAGACAATGAAAAACTAGGCGAAACAATCTTACCAGACCAATTTTATTAA
- the budA gene encoding acetolactate decarboxylase — MTEKILYQHGTLGALMAGLMDGTTSIAEILKHGTLGLGTLHGLDGEVIFLDGKAYQGRSDGALIHLSGEESTPYAAITPFSADRSFSVQHLASQTLKEEILKEEGGKNLFFAVKISGLFKNMHIRIMPKQEKPYRRLAKISESQPEFQQSDVQGTIVGFYTPELFQGVAAAGFHLHFIDEEKTFGGHILDFEISEGTVEISQMDALIQHFPTNDPTFIQTEIDYADLAAEIEQAE; from the coding sequence ATGACAGAGAAAATATTATACCAACATGGCACACTAGGTGCGCTGATGGCGGGGTTGATGGATGGCACTACGTCGATAGCAGAAATCTTAAAACATGGCACACTAGGATTGGGAACATTACACGGCTTGGATGGGGAGGTCATCTTTTTAGATGGTAAAGCTTATCAAGGAAGGTCTGATGGCGCATTGATCCATTTGTCTGGAGAAGAGTCTACTCCTTATGCGGCAATCACCCCATTTTCAGCTGACCGTTCATTTTCAGTCCAACACTTAGCGAGCCAAACATTGAAAGAAGAGATCCTCAAAGAAGAAGGCGGAAAAAATCTCTTTTTTGCGGTCAAGATCAGTGGTTTATTTAAAAACATGCATATCCGGATCATGCCAAAACAAGAAAAACCGTATCGACGCTTAGCGAAGATCTCAGAATCGCAACCTGAATTCCAGCAATCGGATGTGCAAGGAACGATCGTCGGTTTTTACACGCCTGAACTATTTCAAGGGGTAGCAGCAGCCGGTTTCCATCTACATTTTATTGACGAGGAAAAAACATTTGGAGGACACATCCTTGATTTTGAGATTTCGGAAGGAACAGTTGAAATCAGTCAAATGGATGCGTTGATCCAACATTTTCCAACGAACGATCCAACGTTTATCCAAACGGAAATCGACTATGCGGATCTAGCGGCTGAAATCGAGCAAGCAGAATGA
- a CDS encoding GAF domain-containing protein, which translates to MLWTEKEKRDAYEILLLQQKGLLEAEDNWLANLANSSALLNETLPQTVFAGYYLYDGQELILGPFQGKVSCTRIKMGKGVCGESAEKQKTLIVDNVKTHENYISCDSAAQSEIVVPMIKENQLIGVLDIDCGVIEGYDALDQEFLEQYVELLLGDFPVNVMK; encoded by the coding sequence ATGTTATGGACAGAAAAAGAAAAACGAGATGCTTATGAAATTTTGCTGCTTCAACAAAAAGGTCTTTTAGAAGCGGAAGATAACTGGTTAGCCAATCTAGCTAACTCTTCTGCGCTATTGAATGAAACATTACCTCAAACAGTCTTTGCAGGCTATTATTTATACGATGGACAAGAATTGATTTTAGGTCCTTTCCAAGGAAAAGTCTCCTGTACACGTATCAAAATGGGCAAAGGGGTTTGCGGAGAGTCAGCAGAAAAGCAAAAAACATTGATCGTTGACAATGTAAAAACCCACGAAAATTATATCTCCTGCGATTCAGCAGCTCAATCAGAAATCGTTGTTCCTATGATCAAAGAGAATCAATTGATCGGTGTATTGGATATCGATTGCGGAGTGATCGAAGGGTATGATGCGTTGGACCAAGAATTTTTGGAACAATATGTTGAGTTATTGTTAGGTGATTTTCCTGTAAATGTTATGAAATAA
- a CDS encoding MarR family winged helix-turn-helix transcriptional regulator, protein MELRKLSQLLYQIKIISQEGTALFEKETGFSLTRYEILMFLQENGECLQNKLQSDLKIDLAAISRHLKILEQKGYVIRKRNENNNREVFVSLSDKAVNELTACERNHQESDDSLCVSLSDEEIDQLTKLLDKLY, encoded by the coding sequence ATGGAGCTGAGAAAGTTAAGTCAATTGCTTTATCAGATAAAGATCATCAGTCAAGAAGGAACCGCATTATTTGAGAAGGAAACTGGTTTTAGTTTAACGAGATACGAGATCTTGATGTTCTTACAAGAAAACGGAGAATGTTTGCAAAACAAGTTACAGAGCGATTTAAAAATCGATTTGGCAGCTATTTCACGTCACCTTAAAATTTTAGAGCAAAAAGGATATGTGATTAGAAAAAGAAACGAAAACAATAATCGCGAAGTATTTGTTTCCTTATCAGATAAAGCAGTAAATGAATTGACAGCGTGTGAAAGAAATCATCAAGAATCAGATGACTCCTTGTGTGTTTCCCTATCAGATGAAGAAATCGATCAACTGACTAAATTACTGGATAAATTATACTAA